From Daucus carota subsp. sativus chromosome 6, DH1 v3.0, whole genome shotgun sequence, the proteins below share one genomic window:
- the LOC108227403 gene encoding cell division cycle 5-like protein, protein MRIMIKGGVWKNTEDEILKAAVMKYGKNQWARISSLLVRKSAKQCKARWYEWLDPSIKKTEWTREEDEKLLHLAKLMPTQWRTIAPIVGRTPSQCLERYEKLLDAACAKDENYEPGDDPRKLRPGEIDPNPESKPARPDPVDMDEDEKEMLSEARARLANTRGKKAKRKAREKQLEEARRLASLQKRRELKAAGIDNRHRKRKRKGIDYNAEIPFEKKPPPGFYDVTDESRTVEQPKFPTTIEELEGEKRSDKEARLRKQDAARNKIAQRQDAPAAILQANKLNDPEAVRKRPKMNLPTPQIPDHELEHIAKIRLPASNEELTEGSGATRALLADYAHTPRQGATSLRTPQRTPAGKHDAIMMEAENQARLRLSQTPLLGGENPELHPSDFSGVTPRKMEIQTPNVMMTPSVTPSPGGAGLTPRIGMTPTRDGPSYGMTPKGTPIRDELHINDEMDMHDSAKLELRRQADLRRNLRSGLTSLPQPKNEYQIVVQPIPEDNEEPEEKMEEDMSDRIAREKAEEEARMQALLKKRSKVLQRELPRPPSASLELLKNSLLRADEGKSSFVPPTLIEQADEMVRKELVSLLEHDNIKYPIDEKVQKEKKKVTKRTTKGNSALVPLIDQYEEDELKEADLLIKEESQFLCMAMGHESESFDEFVEAHNTCVNDIMYFPTRNAYGLSSVAGNMEKVAALQDEFENVRSRMDDDTKKAQRLEQKIKLLTNGYQHRATNLWSQVEATFKLMDDAGTELNCFQALRNQEQLAASHRVNTLWEEVQKQKELEQTLQKRYGNLLSEQERIQGMMNEFRAKAREENAAKQHALELAEAAEKQHALELAEAAEKQHALEVAEGAEKQHALELAEVEEKQRAVELAEVVETQHGVVVAEMEEKQNAGELTEPESERQLPGMKSAEDHTPELAKGEEEILGNQLSFEGNEAVALSEAIDFADAKDGESIQDGITVTTITTSVSQTVTTVTTSVSQTGTDEEVKQE, encoded by the exons ATGAGGATAATGATTAAGGGAGGGGTGTGGAAGAACACCGAAGATGAGATCTTGAAAGCGGCTGTTATGAAATATGGTAAGAATCAATGGGCTCGCATCTCTTCTCTTCTTGTTCGTAAATCTGCTAAGCAATGTAAGGCTCGCTGGTACGAGTGGCTCGATCCTTCCATCAAAAAG ACTGAGTGGACCAGAGAAGAAGATGAGAAGCTACTCCACTTGGCAAAGCTAATGCCCACTCAGTGGAGGACAATCGCTCCGATTGTGGGTCGTACTCCATCACAGTGTCTTGAGCGCTATGAGAAACTCCTTGATGCAGCATGTGCTAAAGATGAGAACTATGAGCCAGGAGATGATCCCCGAAAGTTGCGTCCTGGAGAGATTGACCCTAACCCAGAATCAAAGCCTGCTCGTCCTGATCCTGTTGATATGgatgaagatgaaaaagaaATGCTTTCAGAAGCACGAGCTCGGCTTGCCAATACGAGGGGGAAAAAGGCAAAAAGAAAAGCTAGGGAAAAGCAGCTTGAAGAAGCCAGGCGGCTTGCATCTTTGCAGAAAAGGAGGGAATTAAAGGCAGCAGGAATTGATAATAGGCACAGAAAGAGGAAAAGGAAGGGTATCGACTATAATGCTGAAATTCCCTTTGAGAAGAAGCCTCCTCCAGGCTTTTACGATGTAACTGATGAAAGTCGAACGGTTGAACAGCCAAAGTTTCCAACAACTATTGAGGAACTTGAAGGTGAAAAGAGGTCTGATAAGGAAGCCCGTTTGAGAAAGCAAGACGCTGCTAGGAATAAGATTGCACAGAGGCAGGATGCGCCTGCAGCTATACTGCAAGCAAACAAGCTTAATGATCCAGAAGCGGTTAGAAAGAGGCCAAAAATGAATCTCCCTACACCTCAGATTCCAGACCATGAACTGGAGCATATTGCAAAAATTAGGCTTCCTGCTTCAAATGAAGAACTAACAGAAGGGAGTGGTGCCACACGTGCTCTTCTTGCAGACTATGCTCATACACCACGTCAGGGAGCAACATCATTACGAACCCCACAAAGAACTCCTGCAGGTAAGCATGATGCAATAATGATGGAAGCAGAAAACCAGGCCAGATTGAGATTGTCTCAGACACCGTTACTAGGAGGGGAGAACCCAGAACTGCACCCTTCTGATTTTTCAGGTGTTACTCCAAGGAAGATGGAAATTCAAACACCAAATGTTATGATGACTCCCTCAGTAACTCCTAGTCCTGGAGGTGCAGGTCTAACTCCTAGAATCGGGATGACACCTACGAGGGATGGTCCTTCATATGGTATGACACCTAAAGGAACTCCAATTAGGGATGAGCTGCACATCAATGATGAGATGGATATGCATGACAGTGCAAAACTTGAGTTGCGAAGACAAGCTGATTTGAGACGGAATCTGCGTTCTGGTTTGACCAGCCTCCCGCAGCCAAAAAATGAATATCAGATTGTGGTTCAACCGATTCCTGAAGACAATGAAGAGCCAGAAGAAAAGATGGAAGAAGATATGTCTGATAGGATTGCTAGAGAAAAAGCTGAGGAGGAAGCTAGGATGCAAGCTTTACTTAAAAAAAGGTCGAAAGTACTGCAGAGAGAGCTCCCTAGACCTCCCTCTGCTTCACTGGAACTTCTCAAAAATTCTTTGCTTAGAGCTGATGAGGGTAAGAGCTCCTTTGTTCCTCCTACTTTGATTGAACAAGCTGATGAGATGGTAAGAAAGGAGCTCGTGTCCTTACTCGAGCATGATAACATCAAGTATCCAATTGATGAAAAAGTTCAGAAGGAGAAGAAAAAAGTTACAAAGCGAACTACAAAGGGAAATTCTGCTCTTGTCCCCTTAATAGACCAATATGAAGAGGACGAGTTAAAGGAG GCTGATCTTTTAATTAAAGAAGAATCCCAATTTCTCTGTATGGCGATGGGTCATGAGAGTGAATCCTTTGATGAGTTTGTTGAAGCACACAACACATGCGTAAATGATATCATGTATTTTCCTACCCGCAATGCTTATGGTCTGTCGAGTGTTGCTGGAAACATGGAAAAGGTTGCTGCGTTACAGGATGAGTTTGAAAATGTGAGGAGCAGGATGGACGATGATACTAAAAAGGCTCAGCGCCTTGAACAAAAGATTAAACTTTTAACAAATGGTTATCAG CATAGAGCTACAAATCTTTGGTCACAAGTTGAGGCAACTTTCAAGCTAATGGATGATGCTGGTACAGAGCTTAATTGCTTCCAAGCTTTGCGTAATCAGGAGCAGCTTGCAGCATCTCACAGAGTTAATACGCTCTGGGAAGAAGTTCAGAAGCAGAAAGAGCTTGAGCAAACTTTACAAAAACGCTATGGTAATCTTTTGTCAGAGCAAGAAAGAATTCAGGGCATGATGAATGAATTTAGAGCAAAAGCTCGAGAAGAGAATGCAGCAAAGCAGCATGCTCTTGAGTTGGCTGAGGCCGCGGAGAAGCAGCATGCTCTTGAGTTGGCCGAGGCTGCGGAGAAGCAGCATGCTCTTGAGGTGGCTGAGGGTGCGGAGAAACAGCATGCTCTTGAGTTGGCTGAGGTTGAGGAGAAGCAACGTGCAGTTGAGTTGGCTGAGGTAGTGGAAACACAGCATGGTGTTGTGGTAGCTGAGATGGAGGAAAAACAGAATGCTGGTGAGCTGACTGAGCCTGAGAGTGAAAGGCAGCTCCCCGGAATGAAATCTGCCGAGGACCACACTCCCGAGCTGGCCAAAGGCGAGGAAGAAATTTTGGGAAACCAATTATCTTTTGAGGGGAATGAGGCCGTGGCTTTATCCGAAGCCATAGATTTTGCTGATGCTAAGGATGGTGAAAGTATTCAAGACGGCATTACGGTGACAACTATCACAACTTCCGTCAGTCAAACCGTGACAACTGTGACAACTTCAGTCAGTCAAACTGGGACAGATGAGGAGGtaaaacaagaataa